ACCGGCGAGCGCCCAGAAGGCGCCGCCGACCATCAGTGGCCCCCAGACGAAGAAAATGCCGATTTCGCCAAGGCCGAGCGACTTGAGCCGCAGCGGCTTGGCGACGTAGAGCACCGAAATCGCGAAGCCGACCAGCACGAAATACCAGATGATGACGCCGATTTTCTGCGCGAACCAGCCCGCTATCATCAAGTTCGCAAGGTAGCAGGTGAAGATGGCGGCAATCAGCCCCGGCTTGCTCACGAGCCCGTGCATCAGCGGGTGCGGCGCGTAGTTGGCGCGCGGGTAATCGGCGGTATCGACGCCGTGCAGCGTGTCGAAGTAGTCGTTGAGCATGTTATTGCCGGCGTGCGCCAGCAGCAACCCCACGACCACCAGCGTCGCGTCGAGCGGGGCGACCACGCCGGCCCCCAATTGCACCGCCAGCATCACCCCCACCAGCCCCGAGAAGAGCGTCATGTTGAAGACGCACGCCCGCGTGATGAGCATCCAGCGGCTCACTGGGTCGAGCGGGGCGCCCGGCACCGGGTTGGCGGTCTGGTAGATGGTGCGCCAGCGGGTGAGATAGGCAGGGGCGGTCATTCGTCCTCGTAATAGTCCAGCCCGAGGTGCGTTATGAGCGTCTCTCCCATCAGATGTCGCAGCGTATTCTCCAGTTTCACCTTCTGCGCGAACAGGTCGTGCATCGGCGGCAGCCCCGGCTTGGTCATGGGCGACTTGAAGTAGAACGAGAGCCACTCCTGGATGCCGCCCATGTTCGCGCGCTGGGCGAGGTCGAGGAACAGCGCGAGGTCAAGCACGATGGGGGCGGCGAGGATTGAGTCGCGGCAGAGGAAGTCGACCTTTATCTGCATCGGGTAGCCGAGCCAGCCGCGGATGTCGATGTTGTCCCACCCCTCCTTGTTGTCGCCGCGGGGCGGGTAGTAGTTGATGCGCACCTTGTGGTACAGGTCGCCGTAAAGCTCGGGGAATTTCTCCGGCTCGAGCATCTGCTCGAGAACGCCCAGCTTGGAGACCTCCTTCGAGCGGAAGCTCTCCGGGTCGTCGAGCACCTCGCCGTCGCGGTTGCCGAGAATATTGGTCGAGAACCAGCCGTCGATGCCGAGCAGCCGCGCCTTCAGTCCGGGC
This region of Candidatus Poseidoniia archaeon genomic DNA includes:
- a CDS encoding prenyltransferase translates to MTAPAYLTRWRTIYQTANPVPGAPLDPVSRWMLITRACVFNMTLFSGLVGVMLAVQLGAGVVAPLDATLVVVGLLLAHAGNNMLNDYFDTLHGVDTADYPRANYAPHPLMHGLVSKPGLIAAIFTCYLANLMIAGWFAQKIGVIIWYFVLVGFAISVLYVAKPLRLKSLGLGEIGIFFVWGPLMVGGAFWALAGDVATEAQLWEAMLVSVPYGLTVMAVVMGKHMDKHDDDLRKRIHTLPVLLGLRGAAWLTQLLIWAFFPICFWLALAADAPLVGGGGHPFMALALLALPRAMLCVRMLGKPVPATPQEAFQLAFDAMPDNLKEGRTPDNPPEEYPIWPLWYVAWAFHFVKLGGLLFTLGLVLDTLWQRGALPF
- a CDS encoding inositol-3-phosphate synthase, producing AITPMKAVFERHFVRNLDGAHIKPETGHRARIEALRADIREFRKAHKLERAVMVWCGSTEVYQAPEGDMFESPDAFEAALDSDHPAIAPSVLYAYAALREGVPYANGAPNLSVDFPAMHALAREAGVPIAGKDFKTGQTLMKTILAPGLKARLLGIDGWFSTNILGNRDGEVLDDPESFRSKEVSKLGVLEQMLEPEKFPELYGDLYHKVRINYYPPRGDNKEGWDNIDIRGWLGYPMQIKVDFLCRDSILAAPIVLDLALFLDLAQRANMGGIQEWLSFYFKSPMTKPGLPPMHDLFAQKVKLENTLRHLMGETLITHLGLDYYEDE